Proteins from a genomic interval of Alosa alosa isolate M-15738 ecotype Scorff River chromosome 8, AALO_Geno_1.1, whole genome shotgun sequence:
- the papola gene encoding poly(A) polymerase alpha isoform X2, translating into MPFPTINQSQGVPQPTKHYGITSPISMAQPKEADLVLTQKLTEALKPFGVFEEELELQRRILVLGKLNSLVKEWIREISETKNLPASLIETVGGKIFTFGSYRLGVHTKGADIDALCVAPRHVERTDFFSSFYEKLREQEEVKDLRAVEEAFVPVIKLCFDGIEIDILFARLALQTIPENLDLRDDSLLKNLDIRCIRSLNGCRVTDEILHLVPNIDNFRLTLRAIKLWAKRHNIYSNILGFLGGVSWAMLVARTCQLYPNAVAATLVHKFFLVFSKWEWPNPVLLKQPEDCNLNLPVWDPRVTPSDRYHLMPIITPAYPQQNSTYNVSASTRAVMVDEFKQGLAITDEILQSKAEWSKLYEAPNFFQKYKHYIVLLASAPTEKQHLEWVGLVESKIRILVGNLEKNEFITLAHVNAHSFPGPKEGNDKEEFSTMWVIGIVFKKMEGSENLNVDLTVDIQSFTDTVYRQAISSKMFEQDMKITAKHVKRKQLQQLLPSNVIQTRPSRRKHSTEGPRPMNDSSLDLSLDSDNSLSVPSPPSVPAAANKINPLGSIGFTGAMITASDKMDTSGSTSPTSPVPTAPKSIQSRKGSSSSSSPPPPMGPPAAPKASSPPPPPVPPPEDKSKKPKTEETAALASSAPSGDSPTSGVLPVKRPGSPLPEDQSKKPKVEDEAKGIEEEMASQGDEAMETDIKELDPEQKAPSDQRASTTDLSDVPLPPANPIPVLKNSIKLRLSR; encoded by the exons ATGCCTTT CCCTACCATTAACCAATCGCAAGGGGTGCCACAGCCAACCAAGCACTATGGGATTACCTCACCCATCAGCATGGCACAGCCAAAGGAGGCTGACCTGGTACTCACTCAGAAACTCACGGAGGCCCTCAAGCCCTTCGGAGTGTTTGAGGAAGAACTGGAGCTtcagcgcag AATCCTAGTGTTGGGGAAGCTGAACAGTTTGGTGAAAGAGTGGATACGAGAAATCAGTGAAACAAAG AATTTACCTGCTTCATTGATTGAAACAGTTGGAGGTAAAATCTTCACCTTTGGCTCTTACAGATTGGGAGTTCACACAAAAG GTGCTGATATCGATGCCCTCTGCGTGGCACCTCGGCACGTGGAGAGGACTgacttcttctcctccttctatGAGAAACTGAGGGAGCAGGAGGAAGTGAAGGATTTGCGG GCAGTGGAAGAGGCCTTTGTCCCTGTGATCAAGCTTTGTTTCGATGGCATAGAG ATTGACATCCTATTTGCAAGATTAGCACTGCAAACCATTCCAGAGAACCTGGACCTACGAGATGACAGTTTGTTGAAGAACTTGGATATTCGCTGCATAAGGAGCCTTAATG GTTGTAGAGTGACTGATGAAATTCTCCACCTGGTCCCCAACATTGACAACTTCAGACTCACCCTCAGAGCCATCAAACTGTGGGCGAAAC GTCACAACATCTACTCCAACATTCTGGGATTTCTTGGTGGAGTGTCCTGGGCCATGTTGGTGGCCAGGACCTGTCAACTATATCCCAATGCTGTGGCTGCCACCCTGGTCCACAAGTTCTTCCTGGTCTTCTCAAAATG ggaGTGGCCCAACCCTGTTCTCTTAAAGCAACCAGAGGATTGCAACCTTAATCTTCCAGTCTGGGACCCAAGG GTGACGCCCAGTGACCGGTACCACCTCATGCCCATCATTACCCCAGCATACCCCCAGCAGAACTCCACCTACAACGTTTCTGCCTCCACCCGGGCCGTCATGGTGGACGAGTTTAAACAGG GTCTTGCCATCACAGATGAAATACTGCAGAGTAAAGCAGAATGGTCCAAACTATATGAAGCACCAAACTTCTTTCAGAAATACAA GCATTATATTGTGTTGCTAGCAAGTGCGCCGACAGAGAAGCAGCACCTTGAGTG GGTGGGCCTGGTGGAGTCAAAGATTCGTATCCTGGTGGGGAACCTGGAGAAGAATGAGTTCATCACGCTCGCACATGTTAATGCACACTCGTTTCCCGGACCCAAGGAAGGCAACGACAA AGAGGAGTTCAGCACGATGTGGGTTATTGGGATTGTCTTCAAGAAAATGGAGGGGTCAGAAAACCTCAATGTGGACCTTACAGTGGACATCCAGTCCTTCACAGACACTG TGTACCGTCAGGCGATCAGCAGCAAGATGTTTGAGCAGGACATGAAGATCACTGCCAAACATGTGAAGAGAAAGCAGCTCCAACAGCTTCTACCCAGTAATGTCATACAGACCAGGCCAAGCAGGAGGAAG CACTCAACAGAGGGACCAAGGCCAATGAATGACAGCAGCCTGGACCTGTCACTGGATAGTGACAACAGCCTGTCAgtgccctctcctccctctgtgcCTGCAGCAGCCAATAAAATCAATCCTCTTGGCTCCATTGG GTTCACAGGAGCTATGATTACTGCTTCAGACAAAATGGACACCTCTGGGAGCACCTCCCCTACCTCGC CTGTGCCCACGGCTCCCAAATCCATCCAGTCGCGTAAAggctccagctccagcagcaGCCCCCCCCCTCCTATGGGCCCTCCAGCGGCGCCCAAggcctcctccccccctcctccacccgtGCCACCGCCAGAGGACAAGAGCAAGAAGCCCAAAACAGAGGAG ACGGCCGCCCTGGCCTCCAGTGCCCCCAGCGGCGACTCCCCTACCTCTGGAGTCCTTCCTGTGAAACGCCCAGGGTCACCGCTGCCCGAGGACCAGAGCAAGAAACCCAAAGTAGAGGACGAAGCCAAGGGG ATTGAAGAGGAGATGGCCTCACAAGGCGATGAAGCTATGGAGACGGACATTAAG GAGCTGGACCCTGAGCAGAAAGCACCATCAGATCAG CGTGCCTCCACCACGGACCTGTCTGACGTGCCTCTGCCCCCCGCCAATCCCATTCCAGTCTTGAAGAACTCCATCAAGCTGCGCCTCAGCAGATAG
- the papola gene encoding poly(A) polymerase alpha isoform X1, protein MPFPTINQSQGVPQPTKHYGITSPISMAQPKEADLVLTQKLTEALKPFGVFEEELELQRRILVLGKLNSLVKEWIREISETKNLPASLIETVGGKIFTFGSYRLGVHTKGADIDALCVAPRHVERTDFFSSFYEKLREQEEVKDLRAVEEAFVPVIKLCFDGIEIDILFARLALQTIPENLDLRDDSLLKNLDIRCIRSLNGCRVTDEILHLVPNIDNFRLTLRAIKLWAKRHNIYSNILGFLGGVSWAMLVARTCQLYPNAVAATLVHKFFLVFSKWEWPNPVLLKQPEDCNLNLPVWDPRVTPSDRYHLMPIITPAYPQQNSTYNVSASTRAVMVDEFKQGLAITDEILQSKAEWSKLYEAPNFFQKYKHYIVLLASAPTEKQHLEWVGLVESKIRILVGNLEKNEFITLAHVNAHSFPGPKEGNDKEEFSTMWVIGIVFKKMEGSENLNVDLTVDIQSFTDTVYRQAISSKMFEQDMKITAKHVKRKQLQQLLPSNVIQTRPSRRKHSTEGPRPMNDSSLDLSLDSDNSLSVPSPPSVPAAANKINPLGSIGFTGAMITASDKMDTSGSTSPTSPVPTAPKSIQSRKGSSSSSSPPPPMGPPAAPKASSPPPPPVPPPEDKSKKPKTEETAALASSAPSGDSPTSGVLPVKRPGSPLPEDQSKKPKVEDEAKGQIEEEMASQGDEAMETDIKELDPEQKAPSDQRASTTDLSDVPLPPANPIPVLKNSIKLRLSR, encoded by the exons ATGCCTTT CCCTACCATTAACCAATCGCAAGGGGTGCCACAGCCAACCAAGCACTATGGGATTACCTCACCCATCAGCATGGCACAGCCAAAGGAGGCTGACCTGGTACTCACTCAGAAACTCACGGAGGCCCTCAAGCCCTTCGGAGTGTTTGAGGAAGAACTGGAGCTtcagcgcag AATCCTAGTGTTGGGGAAGCTGAACAGTTTGGTGAAAGAGTGGATACGAGAAATCAGTGAAACAAAG AATTTACCTGCTTCATTGATTGAAACAGTTGGAGGTAAAATCTTCACCTTTGGCTCTTACAGATTGGGAGTTCACACAAAAG GTGCTGATATCGATGCCCTCTGCGTGGCACCTCGGCACGTGGAGAGGACTgacttcttctcctccttctatGAGAAACTGAGGGAGCAGGAGGAAGTGAAGGATTTGCGG GCAGTGGAAGAGGCCTTTGTCCCTGTGATCAAGCTTTGTTTCGATGGCATAGAG ATTGACATCCTATTTGCAAGATTAGCACTGCAAACCATTCCAGAGAACCTGGACCTACGAGATGACAGTTTGTTGAAGAACTTGGATATTCGCTGCATAAGGAGCCTTAATG GTTGTAGAGTGACTGATGAAATTCTCCACCTGGTCCCCAACATTGACAACTTCAGACTCACCCTCAGAGCCATCAAACTGTGGGCGAAAC GTCACAACATCTACTCCAACATTCTGGGATTTCTTGGTGGAGTGTCCTGGGCCATGTTGGTGGCCAGGACCTGTCAACTATATCCCAATGCTGTGGCTGCCACCCTGGTCCACAAGTTCTTCCTGGTCTTCTCAAAATG ggaGTGGCCCAACCCTGTTCTCTTAAAGCAACCAGAGGATTGCAACCTTAATCTTCCAGTCTGGGACCCAAGG GTGACGCCCAGTGACCGGTACCACCTCATGCCCATCATTACCCCAGCATACCCCCAGCAGAACTCCACCTACAACGTTTCTGCCTCCACCCGGGCCGTCATGGTGGACGAGTTTAAACAGG GTCTTGCCATCACAGATGAAATACTGCAGAGTAAAGCAGAATGGTCCAAACTATATGAAGCACCAAACTTCTTTCAGAAATACAA GCATTATATTGTGTTGCTAGCAAGTGCGCCGACAGAGAAGCAGCACCTTGAGTG GGTGGGCCTGGTGGAGTCAAAGATTCGTATCCTGGTGGGGAACCTGGAGAAGAATGAGTTCATCACGCTCGCACATGTTAATGCACACTCGTTTCCCGGACCCAAGGAAGGCAACGACAA AGAGGAGTTCAGCACGATGTGGGTTATTGGGATTGTCTTCAAGAAAATGGAGGGGTCAGAAAACCTCAATGTGGACCTTACAGTGGACATCCAGTCCTTCACAGACACTG TGTACCGTCAGGCGATCAGCAGCAAGATGTTTGAGCAGGACATGAAGATCACTGCCAAACATGTGAAGAGAAAGCAGCTCCAACAGCTTCTACCCAGTAATGTCATACAGACCAGGCCAAGCAGGAGGAAG CACTCAACAGAGGGACCAAGGCCAATGAATGACAGCAGCCTGGACCTGTCACTGGATAGTGACAACAGCCTGTCAgtgccctctcctccctctgtgcCTGCAGCAGCCAATAAAATCAATCCTCTTGGCTCCATTGG GTTCACAGGAGCTATGATTACTGCTTCAGACAAAATGGACACCTCTGGGAGCACCTCCCCTACCTCGC CTGTGCCCACGGCTCCCAAATCCATCCAGTCGCGTAAAggctccagctccagcagcaGCCCCCCCCCTCCTATGGGCCCTCCAGCGGCGCCCAAggcctcctccccccctcctccacccgtGCCACCGCCAGAGGACAAGAGCAAGAAGCCCAAAACAGAGGAG ACGGCCGCCCTGGCCTCCAGTGCCCCCAGCGGCGACTCCCCTACCTCTGGAGTCCTTCCTGTGAAACGCCCAGGGTCACCGCTGCCCGAGGACCAGAGCAAGAAACCCAAAGTAGAGGACGAAGCCAAGGGG CAGATTGAAGAGGAGATGGCCTCACAAGGCGATGAAGCTATGGAGACGGACATTAAG GAGCTGGACCCTGAGCAGAAAGCACCATCAGATCAG CGTGCCTCCACCACGGACCTGTCTGACGTGCCTCTGCCCCCCGCCAATCCCATTCCAGTCTTGAAGAACTCCATCAAGCTGCGCCTCAGCAGATAG